The genomic region GAGAAGGAAATCTGATCGAAGAGCAAGCTCTGATTATCAATAGGTAAATTGTACCCACATAGTGTCACTGATGTTTTGAGTTATTGTCTGCATCATTAAGTCCACTATCATTTCTGTTTGACCCTACAGTTACCCAGAAAACATCACACCTGATTCTGAGGTGGAACCAAAGACGATGACTATTGGCATCAACAATGTTTTTGAAGTTGGCTGTGGTATCCTTTTTTTGACCTGCAATATTTATTCTCAGTTCActgaaaaaaagtcacagtctGCTGCTGTGGTCCTTCCAGCTGCCTCAGTCCTATGTGTCATACATTCAGAGATGTTTTGATACTTAACTTTGTGGTTATTTGATGTATTGTTGCCTTTTATCAGTACACTGGTCATTCTCCCCTGACTTCTAGCATCAACAGGACATTTTGGCCCATAGAacagctgctcactggatattttctctgtttcagaCCACCTTTATGTACTATAGAGATGGATGTTTGAAAGTTCCTGTAGATTGGCAGTATTTGAAATACTCTTCTATCGAATGTGTGTGATAAAGAGGCTTGGATTTAATAATAGAGCAGGTGAGTCATGAGATTTGCCTGATTATGTCAAGCCAGCAGGAGCACGATATTTGCCTTAACGGACTACTTACAGTATCACAAGCCCTGAAGATTGGGGACAACAATGTGATAGAATCTAAAGGTGAGAtctttgtgttactgtgtggtTTTCAGTGCATGTTCATTCTTGTAAAGATGGTATTGGGTGATACTTGTGCACTCACTGACTGTAAAAATATCATCAACATTGTCTTCCAGCTGATGTTGGTCGGAACGTAATCCTCACCAGTGGCTGTATCATTGGAGCCTTTTGTCAGGTCAACACATGTGAGGTCATACCTGAGAACACGGTCATTTATGGCTCTGGATGTATGAGACGGGTGCAGACAGAGAGGCCACAGGTATGGacaaacactttaaatacatggactgacattttaaaatgataatgaatACTCTAGGCTTGTGAGTAGCAGCACAAGCTCAAATTtgggttgtttattttttatggcAAATGGAGCCTTTGACTTGTCAGACTGATTCAGCAATTTGTGAAAACCTAAGGGCTGAAGAGTACAACAGCAGTTACCACATTTTGTGACCCACATAGTCCATTAAAACAATCAGAAGTTCAAACTGAACTAGCATAAATTGAATATACTGAAGCATAACTAACAGTACTGCACAGCAGTTATATGATTTCACTAGGCATTTTCTTCCAGTCTGCTCAATTATTTCAGGTTGAGATAACATAATTCACAATGTGTTTTCAGTAGGAATGAGCCTACATAATATTCAGTAATgttctgatactggtcaaaaccATTGGATccaaaaaaaactgtcagtATCAAGTATCATTTTgcaaatataatttaaaaatggTATTGTCTGATACAGTCAGCAAGTAGATACCGATGGTTGCATCTTCTGATGATTGATTGGTGTCAGGCAATGAAAAGTGACATTAAGCCATCTCTAATTTTCGGATGTGTGTATCTGCCCCAATATCTTAAATTGAAAGCATAATCGAACACACCTTTGTGTacttaacatttttgttttattgcctcCACAGCCCCAGACTCTTCAGCTGGACTTTCTGATGAGGATTTTGCCAAACTACCACCATTTAAAGAAAACTGTTAAAGCAGGTCACACTACAAGTTAAACCTGAGCGTTATAGTTTATAAGTTAAATAGTAAAGGgcttttaaaacaatattagCATTAGCGCTTGCTGAGAGGAAGCATGAATGTATATAATGGCACAACGTTTATCATatattcttctctttctcctgtGCTAATGAACCGTTTTGTATG from Solea senegalensis isolate Sse05_10M linkage group LG6, IFAPA_SoseM_1, whole genome shotgun sequence harbors:
- the LOC122770868 gene encoding dynactin subunit 6-like, with the protein product MADKQGAQKSVKIAAGAVVCVESEIRGDVTIGPRTVVHPKARIIAEAGPIVIGEGNLIEEQALIINSYPENITPDSEVEPKTMTIGINNVFEVGCVSQALKIGDNNVIESKADVGRNVILTSGCIIGAFCQVNTCEVIPENTVIYGSGCMRRVQTERPQPQTLQLDFLMRILPNYHHLKKTVKAGHTTS